The following coding sequences lie in one Pseudomonas sp. SL4(2022) genomic window:
- a CDS encoding SDR family oxidoreductase, which yields MQLTDKVIIITGGCQGLGRAMAEYLAGKGAKLALVDLNQEKLDEAVAACKALGVEARAYLCNVANEEQVIQTVAQVAEDFGAINGLVNNAGILRDGLTIKVKDGEITKLSLAQWQSVIDVNLTGVFLCTREVAAKMIELKNEGAIINISSISRAGNIGQANYSAAKAGVAADTVVWAKELARYGIRVAGVAPGFIETEMVASMKPEALERMTSVIPLRRMGKPAEIAHSVAYILENDYYTGRVLELDGGLRL from the coding sequence ATGCAACTTACAGACAAGGTCATCATTATCACCGGCGGCTGCCAAGGGCTTGGCCGCGCCATGGCCGAATACCTGGCAGGAAAAGGTGCCAAGCTGGCACTGGTCGACCTGAATCAGGAAAAACTCGACGAAGCTGTCGCGGCCTGTAAGGCGCTGGGCGTGGAAGCGCGCGCCTACCTGTGCAACGTCGCCAATGAAGAACAAGTGATCCAGACCGTGGCCCAGGTTGCCGAGGACTTCGGCGCCATCAATGGCCTGGTCAACAACGCCGGCATCCTGCGTGACGGCCTGACCATCAAAGTCAAGGACGGCGAAATCACCAAGCTGAGCCTGGCCCAGTGGCAGTCGGTGATCGACGTCAACCTCACCGGCGTGTTCCTCTGCACCCGTGAAGTGGCCGCGAAGATGATCGAACTGAAGAACGAAGGCGCGATCATCAACATCTCCTCCATCTCCCGCGCCGGCAATATCGGCCAAGCCAACTATTCCGCCGCCAAGGCCGGTGTGGCAGCCGACACCGTGGTCTGGGCCAAAGAACTGGCGCGTTACGGCATCCGCGTGGCGGGCGTAGCACCGGGCTTTATCGAAACCGAAATGGTTGCCAGCATGAAACCGGAAGCGCTGGAACGCATGACCTCGGTCATCCCGCTGCGCCGCATGGGCAAACCCGCCGAGATCGCTCACTCGGTGGCTTACATTCTGGAAAACGACTACTACACCGGTCGTGTTCTGGAACTGGACGGCGGCCTGCGCCTCTGA
- a CDS encoding HugZ family protein — protein sequence MSVKAGKHARELLLKEYRGVLSTHSKAMPGFPFGSVVPYCLDADGYPLILISRIAQHTHNLKQDGKCSLLVGERGAEDVQAVGRLTLLAQARQLDDEGQIAAAAQRYYRYFPDSRGYHQAHDFDFWRLEPVRWRYIGGFGAIHWLEQVALANPFAGDSEISMAEHMNSDHAKAIAHYVELAGLPAHVPAELVGLDSEGFHLRIGQSLYWLAFPTSCNSPLAVRQALVALARAETWPTDGQASA from the coding sequence GTGAGCGTGAAAGCCGGCAAGCATGCCCGAGAATTGCTGCTCAAGGAATACCGGGGCGTGCTCAGCACCCATTCCAAGGCCATGCCGGGTTTCCCTTTCGGATCAGTGGTGCCCTATTGCCTGGATGCTGACGGTTATCCGCTGATTTTGATCAGTCGCATCGCTCAGCACACCCATAACCTCAAGCAGGACGGTAAATGCTCGCTGTTGGTGGGCGAGCGCGGTGCGGAAGATGTACAGGCGGTCGGCCGTCTTACTTTGCTCGCGCAAGCGCGACAATTGGATGACGAGGGGCAGATTGCGGCGGCCGCGCAGCGCTATTACCGCTATTTCCCGGATTCGCGTGGCTATCACCAGGCCCATGATTTTGATTTCTGGCGGCTGGAGCCGGTGCGCTGGCGCTATATCGGTGGTTTTGGTGCCATTCACTGGCTGGAGCAGGTGGCGTTGGCCAATCCCTTTGCTGGCGACAGTGAAATCAGCATGGCCGAGCATATGAACAGCGATCATGCCAAGGCCATCGCTCACTATGTCGAACTGGCCGGTTTGCCTGCCCACGTGCCGGCCGAGCTGGTGGGGCTGGACAGCGAAGGTTTCCACCTGCGCATCGGCCAGAGCCTGTATTGGCTGGCCTTTCCAACATCCTGTAACAGTCCGCTGGCGGTGCGCCAAGCCTTGGTGGCGCTGGCCCGCGCTGAAACCTGGCCGACCGACGGTCAGGCTTCAGCTTGA
- a CDS encoding FxsA family protein: MRAFLFLFLLFPIIELALLIQVGSAIGVLPTLLLVIGTAILGSVLLRVAGVATAWRAREKLARGELPEQEMLEGLLIAVGGGLLLLPGFISDIFGVLCLIPFTRRLLVNKVRLRAAEQAMRQRAFFDDQAARSGQVRPNVLEGEYERRD, translated from the coding sequence ATGCGTGCTTTTCTATTTCTTTTTTTGCTGTTTCCGATCATCGAACTGGCCCTGCTGATTCAGGTCGGGAGCGCTATCGGCGTGCTGCCAACCCTGTTGCTGGTCATCGGTACGGCCATTCTCGGCAGCGTTTTGCTGCGCGTAGCTGGCGTTGCCACGGCCTGGCGGGCACGGGAAAAGCTGGCGCGCGGTGAGCTGCCTGAGCAGGAGATGCTTGAAGGCCTGCTGATCGCCGTCGGCGGTGGTCTGTTGTTGCTGCCGGGCTTTATCAGCGACATCTTCGGCGTGCTCTGCCTGATTCCCTTCACCCGTCGCCTGCTGGTCAACAAGGTGCGCCTGCGGGCCGCCGAGCAGGCCATGCGCCAGCGCGCCTTTTTCGACGACCAGGCCGCGCGCTCCGGGCAAGTTCGCCCCAATGTGCTGGAAGGCGAATACGAACGCCGTGACTGA
- a CDS encoding co-chaperone GroES, with protein MKLRPLHDRVVIRRSEEEKKTAGGIVLPGSAAEKPNQGEIVAVGTGRVLDSGEVRALAVKVGDKVVFGPYSGSNTIKVDGEDLLVMSESEILAVVEG; from the coding sequence ATGAAGCTTCGTCCTCTGCATGACCGCGTCGTAATCCGTCGCAGCGAAGAAGAAAAGAAAACCGCAGGCGGCATCGTGCTGCCAGGTTCCGCTGCCGAGAAGCCGAATCAGGGCGAGATCGTGGCGGTAGGCACCGGCCGCGTACTGGACAGCGGTGAAGTGCGTGCTCTGGCCGTTAAAGTCGGTGACAAAGTGGTGTTTGGCCCTTACTCCGGCAGCAACACCATCAAGGTTGACGGTGAAGACCTGCTGGTAATGAGCGAGAGCGAAATCCTCGCTGTCGTTGAAGGTTGA
- the groL gene encoding chaperonin GroEL (60 kDa chaperone family; promotes refolding of misfolded polypeptides especially under stressful conditions; forms two stacked rings of heptamers to form a barrel-shaped 14mer; ends can be capped by GroES; misfolded proteins enter the barrel where they are refolded when GroES binds): MAAKEVKFGDSARKKMLTGVNVLADAVKATLGPKGRNVVIEKSYGAPLITKDGVSVAKEIELKDRFENMGAQLVKDVASRANDDAGDGTTTATVLAQAIVNEGLKAVAAGMNPMDLKRGIDKATIAIVKEIKALSKPCADTKAIAQVGTISANSDNSIGDIIAEAMEKVGKEGVITVEEGSGLENELSVVEGMQFDRGYLSPYFINKPDTMVAELDGPLILLVDKKISNIRELLPVLEAVAKSGRPLLIVAEDVEGEALATLVVNNMRGIVKVAAVKAPGFGDRRKAMLQDIAILTGGTVISEEVGLSLESATLEHLGNAKRVILSKENTTVIDGAGAQVDIEARVAQIRKQVEDTTSDYDKEKLQERLAKLAGGVAVIKVGAGTEVEMKEKKARVEDALHATRAAVEEGVVPGGGVALVRSLQAISELKGDNADQDVGIALLRRAVEAPLRQIVANAGGEPSVVVDKVKQGSGNYGFNAATDTYGDMIEMGILDPAKVTRTALQAAASIASLMITTEAMIAEVAEDKPAAGGMPDMGGMGGMGGMM, from the coding sequence ATGGCTGCTAAAGAAGTTAAATTCGGCGATTCCGCCCGCAAGAAAATGCTCACCGGTGTCAACGTTCTGGCTGACGCGGTAAAAGCGACCCTCGGCCCGAAAGGCCGCAACGTGGTGATCGAGAAGAGCTACGGTGCTCCGCTGATCACCAAAGACGGTGTTTCCGTTGCAAAAGAGATCGAGCTGAAAGATCGCTTCGAGAACATGGGCGCGCAGCTGGTAAAGGACGTTGCCTCCCGTGCTAACGACGACGCCGGTGACGGCACTACCACCGCCACCGTTCTGGCTCAAGCCATCGTCAACGAAGGCCTGAAAGCCGTCGCTGCCGGCATGAACCCGATGGACCTCAAGCGCGGCATCGACAAGGCGACCATCGCCATCGTCAAAGAAATCAAAGCCCTGTCCAAGCCCTGTGCGGACACCAAGGCGATTGCCCAGGTTGGCACCATTTCTGCCAACTCTGACAACTCCATCGGCGACATCATTGCTGAAGCCATGGAAAAAGTCGGCAAAGAAGGCGTGATCACCGTTGAAGAAGGCTCTGGCCTGGAAAACGAACTGTCGGTTGTTGAAGGCATGCAGTTCGACCGTGGCTACCTGTCGCCGTACTTCATCAATAAGCCGGACACCATGGTCGCCGAACTCGACGGCCCGCTGATCCTGCTGGTTGACAAGAAGATCTCCAACATCCGTGAACTGCTGCCGGTTCTGGAAGCTGTTGCCAAGTCCGGCCGTCCGCTGCTGATCGTCGCGGAAGACGTTGAAGGCGAAGCCCTGGCGACTCTGGTTGTGAACAATATGCGTGGCATCGTTAAAGTCGCTGCCGTCAAGGCACCGGGCTTCGGCGACCGTCGCAAGGCCATGCTGCAGGACATCGCCATCCTGACTGGCGGTACCGTGATCTCCGAAGAAGTAGGCCTGAGCCTGGAGAGCGCGACCCTGGAGCACCTGGGTAACGCCAAGCGTGTGATCCTGAGCAAGGAAAACACCACCGTTATCGACGGCGCTGGCGCGCAGGTTGATATTGAGGCTCGCGTTGCGCAGATCCGCAAGCAGGTTGAAGACACCACCTCCGACTACGACAAAGAGAAGCTGCAAGAGCGTCTGGCCAAACTGGCTGGCGGTGTTGCCGTGATCAAGGTCGGTGCTGGCACCGAAGTGGAAATGAAAGAGAAGAAAGCCCGCGTTGAAGACGCCCTGCACGCCACCCGTGCAGCCGTTGAAGAAGGCGTGGTACCTGGCGGTGGTGTGGCGCTGGTGCGTTCGCTGCAAGCCATCAGCGAACTGAAAGGCGACAACGCCGATCAGGACGTGGGTATCGCGCTGCTGCGTCGTGCGGTTGAAGCACCGCTGCGTCAGATCGTGGCCAACGCTGGCGGCGAGCCAAGCGTTGTAGTCGACAAGGTCAAGCAGGGTTCGGGCAACTACGGCTTCAACGCCGCCACCGACACCTACGGCGACATGATCGAGATGGGTATTCTCGACCCGGCCAAAGTGACCCGTACTGCGCTGCAGGCTGCTGCCTCCATCGCCAGCCTGATGATCACCACCGAAGCGATGATCGCTGAAGTGGCTGAAGACAAACCAGCTGCTGGCGGTATGCCAGACATGGGTGGCATGGGTGGCATGGGCGGCATGATGTAA
- a CDS encoding multidrug efflux RND transporter permease subunit, translating into MAFTDPFIRRPVLATVVSLLIILLGFQAFSKLTIRQYPQMESALITVTTAYPGANAETIQGYITQPLQQSLASADGIDYMTSESRQNVSIISIYARIGANSDRLFTELLAKANEVKNQLPQNAEDPVLSKEAADSTALMYISFYSQELSNPQITDYLSRVIQPKLATLPGMAEAEILGNQVFAMRLWLDPVKMGAYGVTAGDVNDAVRKYNFLAAAGEVKGEYVVTSINAETDLKSAEAFAAIPLKTVGDSRVLIRDVARVEMGAESYDAISSFDGTPSVYIAIKGTPGANPLDVIKEVRKVMPDLEAQLPPNLKVSIAYDATLFIQASIDEVVKTLGEAVLIVIVVVFLFLGAFRSVLIPVITIPLSMIGVLFFMQLMGYSINLLTLLAMVLAIGLVVDDAIVVVENIHRHIEEGKTPFDAAIEGAREIAVPVISMTITLAAVYAPIGFLEGLTGALFKEFALTLAGAVIISGIVALTLSPMMCAKLLRHEENPSGLAHKLDQIFDSLKRRYQRALHSTLDTRPVVLVFAVIVMCLIPVLLKFTKSELAPEEDQGIIFMIANAPQATNLDYLNKYTDEFVTIFKEFPEYYSSFQINGTSGVQSGIGGFLMTPWGERERTQMEILPEVQARLSQIAGLQIFGFNLPALPGTGEGLPFQFVINTPNDYQSLLQVTERVKQRAVESGKFAFLDVDLAFDKPEVVVEIDREKAAQMGVSMEDLGLTLASLLGEGEINRFTIDGRSYKVIAQVERAYRDNPGWLNSYYVKSESGAMLALSTLVKVSDRARPTQLNQFQQLNSAIIQGVPIVSMGEAVETVTQIMQEEAPAGFSYDYAGASRQLVQEGNALYATFALALALIFLVLAAQFESFRDPLVIMVTVPLSICGALLPLFLGLSSMNIYTQVGLVTLIGLITKHGILIVEFANQLRREKGLSRRDAVEEAAAIRLRPVLMTTAAMVFGMVPLILASGAGAVSRFDIGLVIATGMSIGTLFTLFVLPCVYSLLAQPDAPNTAVAKAHG; encoded by the coding sequence ATGGCTTTTACTGATCCCTTTATCCGTCGCCCGGTACTAGCGACCGTGGTCAGTCTGTTGATCATCCTGCTTGGCTTCCAGGCATTCAGCAAACTGACCATCCGCCAGTATCCGCAGATGGAAAGCGCCCTGATCACGGTGACCACGGCTTACCCCGGGGCCAATGCCGAGACCATCCAGGGTTATATCACCCAGCCGCTGCAGCAGAGTCTGGCCAGTGCCGACGGCATTGACTACATGACCTCGGAGAGCCGGCAGAACGTATCGATCATCTCGATTTATGCGCGCATCGGCGCCAACAGCGACCGCCTGTTCACCGAACTGCTGGCCAAGGCCAACGAGGTGAAGAACCAGCTGCCGCAGAACGCCGAAGACCCAGTGCTGAGCAAGGAAGCCGCTGACTCCACGGCGCTGATGTACATCAGCTTCTACAGCCAGGAGCTGAGCAACCCGCAGATCACCGATTACCTGTCGCGGGTCATCCAGCCCAAGCTGGCCACCCTGCCGGGCATGGCTGAGGCCGAAATTCTCGGCAATCAGGTGTTCGCCATGCGCCTGTGGCTCGATCCAGTAAAAATGGGTGCATACGGCGTGACCGCCGGTGACGTAAACGATGCGGTGCGCAAGTACAACTTCCTTGCCGCAGCCGGTGAAGTGAAAGGCGAGTACGTGGTCACCAGCATCAACGCCGAAACCGACCTGAAATCGGCCGAGGCGTTTGCCGCCATCCCGTTGAAGACCGTGGGCGACAGCCGCGTGCTGATCCGCGATGTGGCGCGGGTGGAAATGGGCGCGGAAAGCTACGACGCGATCAGCTCCTTCGACGGCACCCCCTCGGTGTACATCGCCATCAAGGGTACGCCGGGGGCCAACCCGCTGGATGTGATCAAGGAAGTGCGCAAGGTCATGCCAGACCTGGAAGCGCAGCTGCCGCCGAACCTGAAAGTTTCCATCGCCTATGACGCCACCCTGTTTATCCAGGCATCCATCGACGAAGTGGTGAAGACCCTCGGCGAAGCGGTGCTGATCGTCATCGTGGTGGTGTTCCTGTTCCTCGGCGCGTTCCGTTCAGTACTGATCCCGGTGATCACCATCCCGCTGTCGATGATCGGCGTGCTGTTCTTCATGCAACTGATGGGCTACTCGATCAATCTGCTGACCCTGCTGGCGATGGTGTTGGCCATCGGCCTGGTGGTGGACGACGCCATCGTTGTGGTGGAGAACATCCACCGGCATATCGAGGAAGGCAAAACGCCTTTTGATGCGGCCATTGAAGGCGCACGGGAAATCGCGGTACCGGTGATATCCATGACCATCACCCTGGCGGCCGTCTATGCGCCCATCGGCTTTCTGGAAGGCCTCACCGGCGCGCTGTTCAAGGAATTCGCCCTGACCCTGGCCGGCGCGGTGATCATCTCCGGCATCGTCGCCCTGACCCTGTCGCCGATGATGTGCGCCAAGCTGCTGCGCCATGAAGAGAATCCATCGGGCCTGGCACACAAACTCGATCAGATTTTCGACAGCCTCAAGCGCCGCTACCAGCGCGCCCTGCACAGCACGCTGGACACACGCCCAGTGGTGCTGGTGTTTGCGGTGATCGTCATGTGCCTGATCCCGGTGCTGCTCAAATTCACCAAAAGTGAACTGGCTCCCGAAGAGGATCAAGGCATCATTTTTATGATTGCCAATGCCCCACAAGCCACCAACCTCGACTACCTGAATAAGTACACCGATGAGTTCGTGACCATCTTTAAGGAGTTCCCCGAGTACTACTCCTCCTTCCAGATCAACGGCACCAGCGGTGTGCAATCGGGTATCGGCGGCTTCCTGATGACGCCGTGGGGTGAGCGCGAGCGCACGCAGATGGAAATCCTTCCCGAGGTGCAAGCGCGCCTGTCGCAAATCGCCGGCCTGCAGATTTTCGGCTTCAACCTGCCTGCACTGCCAGGCACCGGTGAAGGGTTGCCGTTCCAGTTCGTGATCAACACCCCTAACGACTACCAGTCCCTGCTGCAAGTGACCGAGCGGGTCAAGCAACGCGCCGTGGAGTCTGGCAAGTTCGCCTTCCTCGACGTCGATCTGGCCTTCGACAAGCCAGAAGTGGTCGTAGAAATCGACCGCGAGAAAGCCGCACAAATGGGCGTGTCCATGGAAGACCTCGGTCTGACCCTGGCCAGCCTGCTCGGCGAAGGTGAAATCAACCGCTTTACCATCGACGGGCGCAGCTACAAGGTGATCGCCCAGGTCGAGCGTGCTTACCGCGACAATCCGGGCTGGCTGAACAGCTACTACGTGAAGAGCGAAAGCGGTGCGATGCTGGCGCTGTCAACCCTGGTCAAGGTCAGCGACCGTGCTCGCCCGACCCAGCTCAACCAGTTCCAGCAGCTCAACTCGGCCATCATCCAGGGCGTGCCAATTGTCAGCATGGGTGAAGCGGTCGAGACGGTGACGCAGATCATGCAGGAAGAAGCGCCTGCTGGCTTTTCCTACGACTACGCCGGTGCATCGCGCCAACTGGTTCAGGAAGGCAATGCCCTATATGCCACCTTCGCCCTGGCCCTGGCCCTGATCTTCCTGGTGTTGGCGGCGCAGTTTGAGAGCTTCCGTGACCCGCTGGTGATCATGGTCACGGTACCGCTGTCGATCTGTGGAGCGCTGCTTCCACTGTTCCTCGGCCTGTCGAGCATGAACATCTACACCCAGGTGGGCCTGGTGACGCTGATTGGCCTGATCACCAAGCACGGCATCCTTATCGTCGAGTTCGCCAACCAGCTGCGGCGTGAGAAAGGCCTGTCGCGCCGTGACGCGGTCGAAGAAGCGGCGGCGATTCGTCTGCGTCCGGTGCTGATGACCACCGCGGCGATGGTCTTCGGCATGGTGCCGCTGATCCTCGCCAGTGGCGCTGGCGCGGTCAGCCGCTTCGACATCGGTCTGGTGATCGCCACCGGCATGTCGATCGGCACGCTGTTCACCCTGTTCGTGCTGCCCTGCGTGTACAGCCTGCTGGCGCAGCCTGATGCTCCCAACACAGCAGTCGCCAAGGCCCACGGATAG
- a CDS encoding efflux RND transporter periplasmic adaptor subunit: MLLRRMLIMLGAVLLVVLALAAYKGFSIYQQVQMFSAPQPAVSVDAASAETRPWQGRLPAIGTLKAFQGVDLTVEVGGTVQQVLFRSGEQVTLQQPLIQMDSDVEQASLATAQAELGLARVEYERGRSLISRQSISKSEFDRLQASLQKANASVAQLQAQLAKKRILAPFAGTIGIRQVDVGDYLASGTTIATLQDLSKLYVDFFLPEQAVPQLAIGERVRFSVAAYPNEVFEGEIAAINPKVEDTTRNVQVRAMLTNPESKLLPGMFANLEVLLPGEQDRVVVPETAITYTLYGNSVYVIGEKKGEDGQVVKDDKGQAELTVDRRFVETGERREGQVVILKGLQAGEQVVSAGQLKLDNGAHVSIANSQAKPSAN, encoded by the coding sequence ATGTTGCTTCGCCGCATGCTGATCATGCTCGGCGCGGTACTCCTCGTGGTACTCGCCCTCGCCGCCTACAAAGGCTTTTCTATCTACCAACAAGTGCAGATGTTCTCGGCACCGCAGCCGGCCGTCAGCGTAGATGCGGCCAGCGCCGAAACGCGTCCGTGGCAGGGCCGCCTGCCGGCCATCGGTACACTCAAGGCCTTTCAGGGCGTTGACCTGACCGTGGAAGTCGGCGGCACTGTGCAACAGGTGCTGTTCCGCTCCGGTGAGCAGGTTACCCTGCAGCAGCCGCTGATCCAGATGGACAGCGATGTCGAACAGGCCAGCCTGGCCACTGCACAGGCAGAGCTGGGTCTGGCCCGCGTGGAATATGAACGCGGCCGCAGCCTGATCAGTCGGCAGAGCATCTCGAAGAGTGAGTTCGACCGACTTCAGGCCAGCCTGCAGAAAGCCAACGCCAGCGTTGCCCAGCTGCAGGCGCAACTGGCGAAGAAGCGCATCCTTGCACCCTTTGCCGGCACGATCGGCATCCGCCAGGTGGATGTTGGTGACTACCTCGCCTCCGGCACCACCATCGCCACCCTACAGGACCTGAGCAAGCTCTACGTCGACTTCTTCCTGCCGGAGCAGGCGGTGCCCCAGTTGGCCATCGGCGAGCGCGTGCGCTTCAGCGTAGCGGCTTACCCGAACGAGGTGTTCGAAGGCGAAATCGCTGCGATCAACCCCAAGGTCGAAGACACCACGCGCAACGTGCAGGTCCGCGCCATGCTGACCAACCCGGAGAGCAAACTGCTGCCGGGTATGTTCGCCAACCTGGAGGTTCTTCTGCCCGGTGAACAGGATCGGGTCGTTGTCCCGGAAACCGCCATCACCTACACCCTCTACGGCAATTCGGTGTACGTGATCGGCGAGAAGAAAGGAGAAGACGGCCAGGTGGTCAAAGATGACAAAGGCCAGGCCGAACTGACTGTCGACCGCCGCTTCGTTGAAACCGGCGAACGCCGTGAAGGCCAAGTGGTGATTCTCAAAGGCCTGCAAGCCGGTGAGCAGGTGGTATCCGCCGGCCAGCTGAAGCTGGATAACGGCGCCCATGTCAGCATCGCCAACTCGCAGGCCAAGCCAAGCGCCAATTAA
- a CDS encoding methyl-accepting chemotaxis protein, giving the protein MFLQKSLRAQILALLSGSLALILVTALACFSFLSSGMQAYRGLLDGPLEASTLIDSTNLNFKTQVQEWKNVLLRGSDKAQLDKYWGQFEAQERKVQDLLGKLSELAGADRALKTKVDTLRSEHQTLGANYRKGRDAFVAAGGDAAVGDKAVSGIDRNTAQQLEALSNELHKQSLEQASQINAAADRTITYGTLLMLGATVVTALFSLWLVNRNLINPIRELIDHIAQLSRGNFGQHVDATRQDELGKLAVAANILRDFLADTFTRLKRSTADLDIASGELNSIATLMAQGTREQFSRTDQVATAMHEMSATAQEVARHAVEAAGAADAADNAARQGDMVMQATISTITDIRSEISNTSDVIRRLENDTGRIGKVLEVIRGIAEQTNLLALNAAIEAARAGEQGRGFAVVADEVRTLAQRTAESTAEIHQIIDTVQTGAVNAVRAIQSGQQRSEEGVTQVTEAGATLQLITNAVEAIRDMNRQIATAAEEQTSVAEDISRNLTEITSIATANQENVQRTESAGRNLHDLSGQLNEVTQRLSA; this is encoded by the coding sequence ATGTTTCTGCAGAAATCCTTGCGCGCGCAAATCCTCGCCCTGCTCAGCGGCAGCCTGGCGCTGATTCTGGTCACGGCACTGGCCTGTTTCAGCTTCCTCTCCAGCGGCATGCAGGCCTATCGTGGCCTGCTTGATGGCCCATTGGAGGCGTCGACGCTGATTGATTCAACCAACCTGAACTTCAAGACCCAGGTACAGGAGTGGAAAAACGTCCTGCTGCGTGGCAGCGACAAAGCCCAACTGGACAAATACTGGGGCCAGTTCGAAGCACAGGAGCGCAAGGTTCAGGACTTACTGGGCAAATTGAGCGAGCTGGCCGGTGCCGACCGCGCGCTGAAAACCAAGGTCGACACCTTGCGCAGCGAACACCAGACGCTCGGCGCCAACTACCGCAAGGGTCGCGATGCCTTTGTCGCTGCTGGCGGTGACGCTGCAGTCGGTGACAAGGCGGTGTCCGGCATTGACCGCAACACAGCACAACAGTTGGAGGCCCTGTCCAACGAATTGCATAAACAAAGCCTGGAGCAAGCAAGCCAGATCAATGCCGCAGCAGACCGCACCATCACCTATGGCACCCTGCTGATGCTCGGCGCTACCGTGGTGACCGCCCTGTTCAGCTTATGGCTGGTCAACCGCAACTTAATCAACCCGATCCGCGAACTGATTGATCATATCGCCCAACTTAGCCGGGGCAACTTCGGCCAACATGTAGATGCCACACGCCAAGACGAACTGGGCAAACTCGCCGTCGCGGCCAACATCCTGCGTGACTTCCTCGCCGACACCTTTACCCGCCTGAAACGCAGCACGGCTGACCTGGATATCGCCAGTGGCGAACTCAACTCGATCGCCACCCTGATGGCCCAGGGAACACGCGAGCAATTCTCGCGTACCGACCAGGTCGCCACCGCCATGCATGAAATGTCCGCCACAGCCCAAGAAGTCGCCCGTCATGCGGTTGAAGCTGCCGGCGCCGCCGACGCGGCTGATAATGCGGCACGCCAGGGCGATATGGTGATGCAGGCCACCATCAGCACCATCACTGATATTCGCAGCGAAATCAGCAACACCTCAGACGTGATTCGCCGCCTGGAAAACGATACAGGACGAATTGGTAAGGTGCTGGAAGTCATTCGTGGCATCGCCGAGCAGACCAATCTACTGGCCCTCAATGCGGCCATCGAAGCCGCACGCGCCGGTGAACAGGGTCGAGGCTTTGCCGTGGTAGCCGACGAAGTGCGCACCCTGGCGCAGCGTACCGCCGAGTCCACCGCGGAAATCCACCAGATCATCGACACCGTACAAACCGGGGCGGTGAATGCAGTGCGCGCCATTCAAAGCGGCCAGCAGCGCAGCGAAGAAGGCGTGACCCAGGTGACCGAAGCCGGCGCCACGCTACAGCTGATCACCAACGCAGTGGAAGCGATCCGCGACATGAACCGGCAGATCGCCACCGCCGCCGAAGAACAGACCTCCGTGGCCGAAGATATTTCGCGCAACCTCACCGAGATCACCTCCATTGCCACAGCCAATCAGGAGAACGTCCAGCGCACCGAAAGCGCCGGGCGCAACCTGCATGACCTGTCAGGGCAGCTAAATGAGGTTACTCAACGCCTGAGTGCCTGA